GAGTCATGCGTCATCACGTAGACTACCGGTTGATGCATCAGGGAGGACAGGCGCATCGACGGACGGCAATAATCGGCGAAAACGAGGAATGTCGCGACATGCGGCCGGAAGCCACCATGCAGGGACATGCCATTGGCGCACGCCGCCATGCCATGTTCACGAACGCCGAAATGGATGTACTGGCCGGCATAGTCGCCTGCCTTCACGATGCCTACGTCCGGCGTCTTGGTGAGATTGGAGCCGGCGAGATCGGCGGATCCACCGGCCAGGCTGGGCCAGTCACCAATGATCGCGGCCAGCGTCTGACCGGATGCGGCGCGGGAGGCCAGGACAGGCTTTTCGGCCGCGACTTTCTGGCGCCAAGCGTCCAGGGCGGCGATCTCGGTTTCACCCGGTTCACCGGAAATCTGGGCGACGAAATCGTCGGCCCGGTCCGCTCCGGCCAACCGCTCCTGCCAGGCCTGATGGGCATCCGCCGAGCCAGTCGCCCGCCAAGCATCCAAAATTTCTTCGGGAATTTCAAACGGAGCGGCTGTCCAGCCGAGCGCCTCACGCGCGCCGGCGATCTCGTCAGCACCGAGCGGGGCACCATGGCTGCCAGCCGTGCCGGCCTTGGTCGGTGCGCCATAGCCGATTGTTGTGCGGCAGGCGATAAGGACCGGTTTGTCGGATGATCGGGCTTTCTGCAGGGCGGCATCGATGGCGGCGTGGTCATGGCCGTCAATGCGCGAGACCGACCAACCAGCCGCCTCGAAACGTTTGAGCACATCCGTGCTTTCCGAAAGGTCCGTCGGGCCATCAATCGAGATCTCATTATCGTCCCACAGGACACAGAAACGATTGAGGCCCAGATGCCCGGCCAGGGAAATGGCCTCGTGGGAAATACCTTCCTGCAGGTCGCCATCAGACGCGATGACCCAGGTACGGTGATCGACGAGATCATCACCATAGCGCGCATTCATCATGCGCTCGGCGAGTGCCATGCCGACCGACATCGAAATCCCCTGCCCCAGCGGGCCGGTCGTCGCCTCGACACCTGGCGTGTGACCGTATTCCGGGTGGCCGGCGGTCAGGCTGTCCAGCTGGCGGAACTTCTTCAGCTCATCCATGCTGATGTCCTCAAACCCGGCCAGATGCAGGATCGAGTAGAGCAACATGGAACCGTGACCGGCTGACAGGACGAAGCGGTCCCGATCAGCCCAGGCTGGCGCTGCCGGATCGAATTTCATGTGTTTCGACCACAAGACGGCGGCAACATCCGCCATGCCCATCGGCATGCCCGGATGGCCTGAATTGGCTTGCTGGACCGCGTCCATCGACAGCGCCCGGATGGCATTGGCCATATCGGACATCGAAACTGGGTTGGAAGGCGTGGTCATGAAGCGTCTCCTGCGCCGGGCCGGTGGCTAGCCGGATATCAGGCCTGTCCTTGCAAGCAAGGCTTTTGTGGACGCGTCATAGCTGGATATATCGCCATCCAAAATCCCCTTGGTCAGCACTTTTCCCAGCTCGACACCCCATTGGTCAAAAGGGTTGATGTCGTAGAGGACGCTTTCGACAAAAACCTTGTGTTCATGCAAGGCGATGAGGGCGCCGAAAGTCGCCGGGGTCAGGTCGTCGAGCAACAAGGTCGCTGACGGCCTATTGCCAGGCATCGACTTGTGGCTTGCCAGATCGGGTTCGGTCGCCGGATCGACCTTGCGCCCGTCCAAAAGAGCCGCGCCCTGGGCAGCCATGTTGGCAGCCAGCGCCCGCTCACGCGGATCAGAACTGGAGAAGTGGCGGGCGACACCGATGAAGTCGACCGGTACCACGTCACCGCCCTGATGCAGCCACTGGAAGAATGAGTGCTGTATTTCGGTTCCATTGCCGCCCCAGACCAGAGCCCCGCCGGGCGTCGATCCCGGCTGACCGTCAACCGTCACCGATTTACCGAGCGACTCCATTTCCAGCTGCTGGAAATAGTCGGCCAGTTTGCCGAGGCGGGCCGAATAGGCAGCGACGCAACGGGCCGGATAGCCCATTCCGATCCGGTTCCAGACATCGATCAACCCCTTGAGGACCGGCATGTTGCGCTCGAGCGGGGCTGTTGCGAAATGCTTGTCCATTTCCCGTGCCCCCTCGCGAAAGGCCTGGAATACCGACGGACCGAGTCCGATTTCAAGCGCCAGCCCGACGGCGCTCCAGACCGAATAGCGACCGCCCACCCAATCGGGGAAGTCGAATACCATCGATGGATCGATACCGAAGGCCTTCGCCTTTTCCGGGGCGGCAGAGGCGGCAGCGAAATGGGCCCCGGCACGCGTCGCGCCGACATGGCCGGCCAGCCAGTCCCGCGCCGCTTCGCCGGACATCAGGGTTTCCTGGGTCGAGAAGGATTTCGAGGCCACGATGAACAGGATGGCCGCCGGGTCTGCCCCGGCCACGGCGTGTTTCAGATCGCTCGGATCGAGACTGGCAACAAAGCGCAGTTCCGGGCCGCCGTCTGCGTGATCTGCCAGCGCATCGGCCACCAGACGCGGACCCAGATCCGACCCGCCAATTCCGATATTGACCACCCGGGAGATCGGCACACCGGATGGCGCATAGTCACCGGACCGGACACGCTCGGCAAACTCGCGTGTTTCGGCCTGCGTGCGCGCCACCAAAGCCGCCGCGTCACTTCCTACCAGGTCGCCGCCCTCCCGATAGGCCATGTGCAAGGCCGGACGGTTTTCGGTAGCGTTCACAATTTCACCCGAAAGCAGCGCGTCCCGCTTGCTTTCAAGTCCGCTCGCGCGGGCACGGGCAAACAGGGCTTCAAGCGCTGCTTCGTCCAGACATTGCTTGGTGGCATCGAATTCGAGACCCGCAACACTGAGGATCAAAGCTTGCGAGCGATCATCGCCGGTTTCAGCCAGCGTGCGGAGGGAGGTGCCGGACAGACGTACGGCATGAGCGTTCAATTCGGTATCGGACACGGGATTTCCTGCACTCTCAATAGGAGAGGACAACCTATTGATGGCTCGCCGGCTTCACAAGGCGTCCGGGCAAGGTTCGCGCTGGTTTCAGCCGGTTTTTTCCACGTCCAGCACAACGCCAAGCAAATGATAGAATGTGCTTGCCGGGATACGATCAGCCGTTTGACTACCGCGAGCGTCGACGCTGTCGATCCACCCCCCCCGGATCGCCGGGTCGATATGCCATTTCAACAATTGCGTCGCTGCGACTTCAGCTTGGGCGAGCGCGCCTGACGCACCACAACGATGGCGCGCCAGAGCGCCGCGCAACCACTCGGTCTGAACCCAGGTGCGGCTACCACCTTCAATCGGCCGCCCGGCGCTCGTCGATGCGCTCATCATGAATCCCGTATGACGATTGAGGCCGAATTCATGGGCATGCTGAAACAGCCGCGTCGCCATTTCGTCGGAAACAGAGCGACCGGTCCGTTGGTATGCATCAAGTAACCAGACCCACTCCAACTCGTGCCCAGGTTCGACAACTATGCCATCGTCGGACTCATCAGGTCGCCAGGTCCTATCGAAAAACTCAACCAGGTAACCGCCAGCCTGATCAATAAAATACGAGCCAAGCAACTCCAAGACAGCTTCGGCTCGATCGAGATAGGATTGATCGCCGCTGACTTCATGCCAGGCCAGCATGCACTCAAAGAAATGCATGTGCGGGTTCTGCCTTCGAGGCAGTTGTGGGCCGCCCAAACTCTCGGCGTAACCCCCTGCCGGATCAGCGAACTCCCGATCCAGATATGCGAGCAGGGAATCGGCCTCGTGCCGATAACGGGCGTCGCCAGTCAAGCGGAACAGCCACGCTTGGGCCAAAAGGATGAATGTATGGTCGTAAAGATCGCGGATCGGGCTCTCGACGGCACCGGTATCGGTCAACCGATGCACCCAACCATCCTGACCGTCAGGCGCTTTCGCTCGTTGCTCCAGCAGGGCATATCCATCGACCGCCAGGTCATGCCCATTGCACCACCCGGCCAAGTGGGAACGGGCGAAGACATAGACTTGCCGAGCCTGCGTTCGCACGCGCCTAGAATCCCCGAAAACCGGACTGCCATCCAAGTTCACCGATTCCAAGAAACCGCCTGATTGCGGATCCCAAGCGCGCTGCTGCCAGAATGGGAGTGCCGTGGCCTTGAACCATTCGGCGTACCGGTCAATTGCGATCACCGCTCCCCCCGAAGCTGCCTGTCACTCAGTCCAATTGCGCCATATCCTCATCGGAAATGTCGAAATTGGCGTAAACATTCTGCACGTCGTCGCTGTCTTCCAGCATTTCCATCATCTTCATCAGAGTTGCGACCTTGTCGCCGGTCACCTCGATCAGGTTCTGCGGACGCCAGATGAGTTTGGCCGAGGACGGATCTTCGAAGGTCGCCGACAGGCCCCCGACGACCTCCATCAGGTCTTCACGGGCGGTGTAGATGACGTGCTCGCCCTCATTGTCCTCGTCGCCGGGCTCGGACGCGACATCTTCGGCACCCGCCTCGATCGCCGCTTCCATCATGGTGTCTTCATCGGCCTTGGAGAGCGGGTATCGGATCTCTCCGACATTATCGAACATGAAGGCAACCGAACCGGTCTCGCCAAGATTGCCGCCATTCTTGGCAAAGGCGGTGCGGACTTCAGCGGCGGCCCGGTTCTTGTTGTCTGTCGAGACTTCGACGATCACACCAATTCCGGCCGGTCCGAAACCCTCATAGCGGATGTCTTCAAAGGACTCGTCATCACCACCCGACGCCTTGTCGATCGCGCGCTGGATATTGTCCTTGGGCATCGACTGGCCCTTGGCGTTGGAGACGGCGAGACGAAGGCGCGGATTGGCATCAACGTCCGGTCCACCCAGCTTGGCAGCGATAGAGATTTCTTTGGACAGGCGTGAGAACAGCTTTGAACGCAGCTTGTCCTGACGCCCCTTGCGGTGCTGGATATTGGCCCATTTGGAGTGTCCGGCCATGATCGGGATCCCTGTTCCTGCGGATTCAAGGCGCCCTGCTTACCCAGAATGTCAGGCAAATGCCACACCTTGCGCCACATTGGCCCGCCGCGTCAGAGGAGTTCTGAGCGCCCTTCGTCCTGCAATGCAGTCACAAGCGCCTTGACGTCCTGTGTTCTCGACCCGTCGCTGACCAGTACGGCATCATCGGTGACCACCACGACAACATTGTCCATGCCGACAACACCCACACGACGACCATTCGTCATGACGTAGGAGTTCTGCGTATCGACGAAGTGTACATCACCGCGCGCCACATTCCCCTCAGGCGTCTTGTCCTCGGCGATATCCCAAAGGGCACTCCAGGCCCCGACGTCGGACCATCCGATATCGGCCGGCACAACAGTCGCCTTGCTGGTCTTCTCCATGATCGCATAGTCGAACGAATTCGAGGGGCACTCTCCAAAACGCTTGGCACACAGCACGACCAGATCATCGACCACACTTGCGTCTGCCAACGCAGCGCGACTCGATGAGGAAATATCTGGGCAATGCCCATCCATCTCGGCCAGCACCGTGCCGGACCCGAACATGAAAATGCCGGCATTCCAGTAGTAATCACCGGTAGCGATGAAACGTTGCGCCGTGGCGACATCGGGCTTTTCAGTGAAACGTTTGACACGATAACCCGGATCCAGGCGGTTGCCGCGCTCGATATACCCGTACCCCGTCTCAGGAGCGGAGGGCTGGATGCCGAATGTGACGATGCAACCGGATTCGGCAAGCGATGATGCGGCCGTTATGGCGGCATGGAACGCATCTCCATCGCGAATATGGTGGTCAGCCGGCAAGAGCAGGACCAACGCCTCCTCACCATATTCCCGGGCAACCAGAGCGGCAGCCACGGCTGCCACCGCCGCCGTGTTCCGGGCCACCGGCTCGACAACATAGTGTGACGGGGCGACACCAAGCTCGGTCAGTTGCAACCGTGCCAACTCATGCTGACGTTCATTGAGGACAATGATTGGAGGCGCGATGTCGAAATCTTCCCGTGTCGCCGAAACGCGCATGACGGTTTCCTGCACCATCGACATTTCGGATACGAGCGCATGAAGCTGTTTCGGGTGCGAGGCCCGCGAGAGCGGCCAAAGGCGCGTCCCCGATCCACCTGACATGATTACAGGCACAACCACTGACACAGCACTATCTCCCGAAGCTGGACTAACCACATGAATGACCAAACCAACGTGACCACGCAACCTCGCGGTACTGTGGAAGGACCGCGCAAAGACCAGCGTCACTCTTCAGATGTTAATGCGTTACTTCCATCGGCCGTGATGTCGGGACAGTTGAGGGCGGGAAGTCGTGCGCTGACAAATATTTCAAAAGCCTGCCAAGGACCGTCGCGCAATCGGTCTGGATGATGCGGATCTGGGCAACGCCGTCCAACTGACTTGCGGTAAAGACACAAGCGTCTTCCTCACCCTCGCCATCATCCAGTGATCGCAGGAATGTGGCCAGATGCTGGTCAAACTCGTGCGCGGATTGTGCGTCCTCGAACCTGATGACTTGCTTGAACATGCTCGCCCCCCTCTAACCGCTGCTCCATCGCTCGTTGGCGCGACGGCTCTCCCCGAACCGGCAACCAATCAAGTATACCCACCTGCAGCACAAGTCTGCGTGACCGAAATCACGGGCAGGAACGAACACGCTAGCGATCTGACGGGCGCGATCAACCGGTTGCAGCGGCGAACCGCACGCTTTGTGTTGCGCCGCAGCAAAATTGTCACATCAAGAGGGAAGGCATTCCGAGAGCTGTCCGCCCAGGCGGATTGGCTCACAGCGCAGGGCCAAGCCGGTCGCGTCATCGGTCTCAACAAAGACACCGCACAAGGTCGCATCACCGGTTGCCGGCTCGAAGCGGCCCGAGCGCATACGGGTCGTGAAGCGCCGCAGCGGCTCTTCCTTGTCCATGCCGATCACACTGTCATAGTCGCCACACATGCCTGCATCGGTCTGATAAGCGGTGCCGCCCGGAAGGACACGCGCATCGGCTGTCGGGACATGGGTGTGCGTGCCCACAACCAGACTGGCTCTGCCATCGCAAAAAGCCCCCATCGCCATTTTTTCGCTCGTCGCCTCACCATGAAAATCGATGATGACCGCGTCAGCGACCATGCCCAGCGGCGCGGCTGCGAGTTCCCGCTCGACCGCAGTGAACGGATCGTCCAGCGACTCCATGAACAGATTACCCATCACATTCATCACAAAGACGCGGCGCCCGTCGGGCAGATCATAGAGATTGGCCCCGGCACCGGGGGTTGAACCGACCGGATAATTAGCCGGACGCAACAGGCGCGGCTCGCGGTCGATGAAGCTCAGGGTCTCGCGCTGGTCCCAGGCATGATTGCCCAGGGTCAGGACATCGGCACCCAGCTCGAACAGCTGGTTGCAGATCTTTTCCGTTACCCCGAACCCGGCGGCCGCATTTTCGGCATTGATCACTACAAAATCAGGCTTCAGCGCTTCGCGCACGCGCGGCAGATGGTCCTCGATTGCGCGGCGGCCGGTCTTGCCGACAATGTCTCCGAAAAAGGCCAGGCGCATGAGATGGGCTCCGTCAGCGGTTGGGTCGACGGATATGGCGCATCATCGCCCGAAAGTCCAAGTCATGACTGATGCAAACGTTTCAGGGAGCCCTCCCGGCGCCGGGCACATAGTCCAGGATTGGCGCCAGACAGCGCTCCGCCTCGTCAAGCGTCCAGCCCTTGCGGTTCGCGTAGTCCTCGACCTGGTCCTTTAGAATACGGCCGACCGCGAAATAATGGCTGTCGGGATGCGACAAATATAAACCGGAGACCGACGACGCTGGTGTCATGGCGAATGAATTGGTCAAGCCGATCCCGGCATTACCTGTTGCATCAAGCAGTGAGAAAAGCGTGCGCTTTTCGGAATGGTCGGGTTGGGACGGGTAGCCCGGCGCCGGCCGGATTCCGTCATAAGCCTCTTCTATCAACTCACGATTGGAGAACGCCTCATCGGGGGCATAGCCCCAATGCTTCTGACGCACCTGCTTGTGCAACCACTCAGCCGCGGCCTCGGCAAGCCGGTCTGACAAGGCCTTGAACAGGATCGAATTGTAATCGTCCTTCTCGGCTTCGAAGCGGGCAAGCAAGTCCGGATTGTCGCCGGCGGTCACGGCAAATCCGCCGATCCAGTCATCATGCCCCGCCGGCGCAAGGAAATCATACTGGCTGAGATGGGGGCGATCATTGTCCTTGGCTGCCTGCTGACGCAGGCCATAGAAGCGCGCAAGGGTCTCCTTGCGGGCGTTATCTGCATAAAGCACGGCATCATCGCCGTCGCGATTGGCCGGCCAGAAGCCTACTACTGCGCGCGGTTCCAGGAGGTTCTCGTCAACAATTCGGGCAAGCATGGCCTGGGCGTCGGCAAACAACGCCTTGGCCGCATCACCGCGGCGCGGATCATCGAAGATCGCCGGATAGCTGCCTTTGAGCTCCCATGTGAAAAAGAAGGGGGTCCAGTCGATAAAGTCGACCAGCTCCGCCGCCGTCGGCTTAAGAAGCGAGACGCCCGGCTTTGCCGGAACCGGCGGAGTGTAAGCCTCCCAGTCACACTTCCAGGAGTTTTCACGCGCGCGACCGATTGGCAATCGAGCCTTGCTTGACCGCGCCGCCAAACGACGCTCGCGGATCTTGGCAAGGTCGGCCTTGACCTCCACCGCATACTTGTC
The window above is part of the Maricaulis maris MCS10 genome. Proteins encoded here:
- the tkt gene encoding transketolase, with amino-acid sequence MTTPSNPVSMSDMANAIRALSMDAVQQANSGHPGMPMGMADVAAVLWSKHMKFDPAAPAWADRDRFVLSAGHGSMLLYSILHLAGFEDISMDELKKFRQLDSLTAGHPEYGHTPGVEATTGPLGQGISMSVGMALAERMMNARYGDDLVDHRTWVIASDGDLQEGISHEAISLAGHLGLNRFCVLWDDNEISIDGPTDLSESTDVLKRFEAAGWSVSRIDGHDHAAIDAALQKARSSDKPVLIACRTTIGYGAPTKAGTAGSHGAPLGADEIAGAREALGWTAAPFEIPEEILDAWRATGSADAHQAWQERLAGADRADDFVAQISGEPGETEIAALDAWRQKVAAEKPVLASRAASGQTLAAIIGDWPSLAGGSADLAGSNLTKTPDVGIVKAGDYAGQYIHFGVREHGMAACANGMSLHGGFRPHVATFLVFADYCRPSMRLSSLMHQPVVYVMTHDSIGLGEDGPTHQPVETLASLRAIPNMHVFRPADALETAEAWDLALRRIDGPSVLALSRQKLPFLRSDDGSTNLSASGAYTLSDDVGSPDIVLVATGSEVCLAVEAARTLRAQGRKVRVVSAPCLDLLLEQGDAYLDELFPAGIPVVACEAALRFGWDQVIGRKGGFVGMTGFGASAPAEDLYAHFGITSAAIVEQAEALLA
- the pgi gene encoding glucose-6-phosphate isomerase, whose translation is MSDTELNAHAVRLSGTSLRTLAETGDDRSQALILSVAGLEFDATKQCLDEAALEALFARARASGLESKRDALLSGEIVNATENRPALHMAYREGGDLVGSDAAALVARTQAETREFAERVRSGDYAPSGVPISRVVNIGIGGSDLGPRLVADALADHADGGPELRFVASLDPSDLKHAVAGADPAAILFIVASKSFSTQETLMSGEAARDWLAGHVGATRAGAHFAAASAAPEKAKAFGIDPSMVFDFPDWVGGRYSVWSAVGLALEIGLGPSVFQAFREGAREMDKHFATAPLERNMPVLKGLIDVWNRIGMGYPARCVAAYSARLGKLADYFQQLEMESLGKSVTVDGQPGSTPGGALVWGGNGTEIQHSFFQWLHQGGDVVPVDFIGVARHFSSSDPRERALAANMAAQGAALLDGRKVDPATEPDLASHKSMPGNRPSATLLLDDLTPATFGALIALHEHKVFVESVLYDINPFDQWGVELGKVLTKGILDGDISSYDASTKALLARTGLISG
- a CDS encoding AGE family epimerase/isomerase encodes the protein MIAIDRYAEWFKATALPFWQQRAWDPQSGGFLESVNLDGSPVFGDSRRVRTQARQVYVFARSHLAGWCNGHDLAVDGYALLEQRAKAPDGQDGWVHRLTDTGAVESPIRDLYDHTFILLAQAWLFRLTGDARYRHEADSLLAYLDREFADPAGGYAESLGGPQLPRRQNPHMHFFECMLAWHEVSGDQSYLDRAEAVLELLGSYFIDQAGGYLVEFFDRTWRPDESDDGIVVEPGHELEWVWLLDAYQRTGRSVSDEMATRLFQHAHEFGLNRHTGFMMSASTSAGRPIEGGSRTWVQTEWLRGALARHRCGASGALAQAEVAATQLLKWHIDPAIRGGWIDSVDARGSQTADRIPASTFYHLLGVVLDVEKTG
- a CDS encoding YebC/PmpR family DNA-binding transcriptional regulator produces the protein MAGHSKWANIQHRKGRQDKLRSKLFSRLSKEISIAAKLGGPDVDANPRLRLAVSNAKGQSMPKDNIQRAIDKASGGDDESFEDIRYEGFGPAGIGVIVEVSTDNKNRAAAEVRTAFAKNGGNLGETGSVAFMFDNVGEIRYPLSKADEDTMMEAAIEAGAEDVASEPGDEDNEGEHVIYTAREDLMEVVGGLSATFEDPSSAKLIWRPQNLIEVTGDKVATLMKMMEMLEDSDDVQNVYANFDISDEDMAQLD
- a CDS encoding mannose-1-phosphate guanylyltransferase/mannose-6-phosphate isomerase, which gives rise to MSGGSGTRLWPLSRASHPKQLHALVSEMSMVQETVMRVSATREDFDIAPPIIVLNERQHELARLQLTELGVAPSHYVVEPVARNTAAVAAVAAALVAREYGEEALVLLLPADHHIRDGDAFHAAITAASSLAESGCIVTFGIQPSAPETGYGYIERGNRLDPGYRVKRFTEKPDVATAQRFIATGDYYWNAGIFMFGSGTVLAEMDGHCPDISSSSRAALADASVVDDLVVLCAKRFGECPSNSFDYAIMEKTSKATVVPADIGWSDVGAWSALWDIAEDKTPEGNVARGDVHFVDTQNSYVMTNGRRVGVVGMDNVVVVVTDDAVLVSDGSRTQDVKALVTALQDEGRSELL
- a CDS encoding TIGR00282 family metallophosphoesterase → MRLAFFGDIVGKTGRRAIEDHLPRVREALKPDFVVINAENAAAGFGVTEKICNQLFELGADVLTLGNHAWDQRETLSFIDREPRLLRPANYPVGSTPGAGANLYDLPDGRRVFVMNVMGNLFMESLDDPFTAVERELAAAPLGMVADAVIIDFHGEATSEKMAMGAFCDGRASLVVGTHTHVPTADARVLPGGTAYQTDAGMCGDYDSVIGMDKEEPLRRFTTRMRSGRFEPATGDATLCGVFVETDDATGLALRCEPIRLGGQLSECLPS